A window from Tindallia magadiensis encodes these proteins:
- a CDS encoding EAL and HDOD domain-containing protein: MNIYAARQPIFTRKEEVFGYELLHRKTEENRFMGTDHTEATAELINNTFLSIGIQEYSSNKRLFINFSRDLIVSKVPMLLPKELIVVEILEDVEIDKELVEACQELKEAGYLLALDDFVFREGYEELIPLASIIKTEYGSYSPAEHQKLVQQYGNKILLVERVETREEFEELVGYGYHLFQGFFFSKPIMMKGKEVPPFNPVLLQVIEELNKEDPRYDLIAQKIENDLSLTYKFLKLANTIQFGSKFPVDTAKEAMVRIGLESIRKWIYILMLQDIKFNQNSEMITNSLIRAKMMEMIAEHQKNKKSHFFLAGLFSELDAITGKPFEILAEELPLSPEVEKALLRKGGKVMEMLYYILNFEKGKLVSRDYVLKNGKEELNLSDVYQYSIEWSNKLLELK, from the coding sequence ATGAACATATATGCGGCTCGTCAGCCTATTTTCACTAGGAAGGAAGAAGTTTTTGGCTATGAACTGCTGCACCGAAAAACAGAAGAAAATCGGTTTATGGGGACGGACCACACAGAAGCAACAGCAGAACTGATTAACAACACTTTTCTAAGTATTGGTATACAAGAATATTCCAGTAATAAAAGGCTCTTTATTAATTTCTCCAGAGATTTGATTGTCAGCAAAGTGCCGATGCTTTTGCCAAAAGAGCTGATCGTTGTTGAAATTCTAGAAGATGTTGAAATAGACAAAGAGTTGGTAGAAGCCTGTCAGGAACTAAAGGAAGCTGGATATCTTTTAGCACTGGATGATTTTGTTTTTCGAGAAGGCTACGAAGAACTGATTCCTCTAGCAAGCATTATTAAAACAGAATACGGCAGCTATTCGCCGGCAGAACATCAGAAATTGGTTCAGCAGTATGGAAACAAAATTTTGTTGGTGGAAAGAGTGGAAACAAGAGAGGAATTTGAAGAGCTGGTAGGGTATGGATACCATCTTTTTCAAGGATTTTTTTTCAGCAAACCAATTATGATGAAAGGGAAGGAAGTACCACCCTTTAACCCGGTTTTATTGCAAGTGATCGAAGAACTCAATAAAGAAGATCCACGATACGATCTGATTGCACAAAAAATAGAGAATGACCTTTCGCTGACCTATAAATTTTTAAAACTAGCCAATACCATTCAATTCGGTTCAAAATTTCCTGTTGATACAGCCAAGGAAGCCATGGTGAGAATAGGCTTAGAAAGCATTCGGAAATGGATTTATATTTTGATGTTACAGGATATAAAATTCAACCAAAATAGCGAAATGATTACCAACAGCTTAATACGAGCAAAAATGATGGAAATGATTGCTGAGCATCAAAAGAATAAAAAAAGCCACTTCTTTTTAGCTGGATTGTTTTCTGAACTAGATGCCATTACGGGAAAACCCTTTGAAATTCTGGCAGAGGAGTTACCTTTATCTCCTGAGGTGGAAAAAGCGTTACTCCGAAAAGGTGGCAAAGTGATGGAAATGCTTTACTACATTTTGAACTTTGAGAAGGGAAAATTGGTCAGTCGGGATTATGTGTTGAAAAATGGAAAAGAAGAACTGAATCTATCCGATGTGTATCAGTATTCCATTGAATGGTCCAATAAACTGTTAGAACTGAAATAA
- a CDS encoding GTP-binding protein, which yields MKISIVSGFLGAGKTTFLTKILPLVQEKVGIIENEVGDVSIDGYAFEKDFRVTEVFGGCICCTVAKDLKKAVLYLMEEEKVEHIWIEPSGIAHLSAILKALSDIETQLEISFDYQPAIVLVDVKDFNDYHQSMGSFYTDQIQHADIILLSRFCDEKPEEMDRIIGKLRQHNPEASILQEEWLTMENVLLETLLKENQLKTKKTALSLDSGQENVDSSDTLEKTTLKKAKAFTQEALQVLESKFLENEWGNVCRAKGHLNTPEGKTIHFNYTPGRFCWELQDAFIPSALTVIGKSLEKEKIHEYFYEKKIHDFPCQNNDMAGLPEIVINELNLAFPQAYQESEAMMQIALSLKKYAGSPHCELPFCHTVEGEALGARIRYGDETVGPRSGEAVCQSAEDLLALPPMNFTQGRISALLQACNKLTEQGEKVVLYLSGPLTILNTLMDARVLFKEIKRKPDQMNRVFDFLRGETLRFIKEAQKNGVTLFSYGDSVGGANIIGPHLSEKITTQYTYPLMKTIDTQMLSENSMMILCPKTAYALVGTGYAHWEDFFLSEPMHYSEGCLEAVSSFNFAGQMCIKNRSFYLENKILKGLRLE from the coding sequence ATGAAAATAAGCATTGTATCTGGTTTCTTAGGTGCTGGAAAAACCACATTTCTGACAAAAATACTGCCTCTTGTGCAAGAGAAAGTTGGTATTATTGAAAATGAAGTTGGCGATGTCAGCATTGATGGATATGCATTTGAAAAAGATTTTCGAGTGACGGAGGTTTTTGGTGGCTGTATTTGCTGCACCGTTGCTAAAGACCTAAAAAAGGCTGTTTTGTACCTAATGGAGGAAGAAAAAGTAGAACATATCTGGATAGAACCCTCTGGCATTGCTCATTTATCGGCTATTCTAAAAGCATTAAGCGATATAGAAACACAGTTAGAGATATCCTTTGACTATCAGCCAGCAATCGTTTTAGTAGATGTCAAGGATTTTAATGATTACCATCAGTCGATGGGAAGTTTTTATACCGATCAAATTCAACACGCTGATATCATTCTGCTAAGTCGGTTTTGCGACGAAAAACCAGAAGAGATGGATCGAATCATTGGAAAACTTCGTCAACATAATCCAGAAGCCTCCATTCTTCAGGAAGAGTGGTTAACCATGGAAAATGTCTTATTGGAAACCTTGCTAAAGGAAAATCAACTAAAGACAAAGAAGACAGCCTTATCCCTGGACAGTGGGCAGGAAAACGTGGACAGTTCCGATACGCTGGAAAAGACCACTCTTAAAAAAGCAAAAGCTTTTACTCAAGAAGCCTTACAAGTGTTGGAATCGAAGTTTCTTGAGAATGAATGGGGGAATGTGTGCCGAGCAAAAGGTCACTTAAATACACCAGAGGGAAAAACCATTCATTTTAACTATACGCCTGGACGTTTTTGCTGGGAACTTCAAGATGCATTTATCCCTTCGGCACTTACCGTAATTGGTAAGTCCTTGGAAAAGGAAAAAATTCATGAGTATTTCTACGAGAAAAAAATCCATGATTTTCCCTGTCAAAACAATGATATGGCCGGCCTTCCAGAAATTGTGATCAATGAATTGAACCTTGCTTTTCCCCAGGCTTATCAGGAAAGTGAAGCGATGATGCAAATTGCCTTATCCTTAAAAAAATATGCAGGAAGCCCTCATTGCGAACTCCCTTTTTGCCATACCGTGGAAGGAGAAGCCCTTGGAGCGAGAATTCGATATGGAGATGAAACGGTTGGGCCACGCAGTGGAGAAGCCGTATGCCAAAGTGCAGAAGATCTGCTGGCTTTACCGCCCATGAATTTTACTCAAGGTAGAATATCAGCACTGCTACAGGCTTGTAATAAATTGACAGAACAGGGAGAAAAAGTTGTTCTGTATCTGTCAGGCCCACTCACTATTTTGAATACCCTTATGGATGCTCGGGTGTTGTTTAAGGAAATAAAACGCAAACCGGACCAGATGAATCGTGTTTTCGACTTTTTAAGAGGAGAAACGCTTCGATTTATCAAAGAAGCTCAGAAAAATGGAGTGACTCTTTTTAGTTACGGAGATTCCGTTGGCGGTGCGAATATTATTGGTCCTCATTTGTCAGAAAAAATAACAACCCAATACACCTATCCATTGATGAAAACCATCGATACTCAAATGTTATCAGAAAACTCAATGATGATCCTATGCCCTAAAACTGCCTATGCCTTGGTAGGCACTGGATATGCTCACTGGGAAGATTTTTTTCTATCAGAACCAATGCATTACAGTGAGGGATGTTTGGAGGCGGTATCAAGCTTTAATTTTGCAGGTCAAATGTGCATTAAAAACAGATCTTTTTACTTAGAAAATAAAATACTAAAAGGACTTCGTCTAGAATAA
- a CDS encoding tyrosine phenol-lyase, with product MNKYVAEPYKVKVVEPIAITTWEQRKKAIEEAGYNTFLLRSKDVYIDLLTDSGTTAMSDDQWAGMNLGDEAYAGSENFYNLLKAVKEVYGYEYVIPTHQGRGAENLLSQLTIKPGDYIPGNMYFTTTRAHQELNGGTFRDVIIDEAHDSDSEYLFKGNICLDKLKSLIEEVGAEKIPYICMAVTVNLAGGQPVSMQNLKDVYTLAGEHHIKVMFDATRCVENAYFIKKREAGYENKSIAEILKEMMSYSDGCTMSGKKDCLVNIGGFLAMNDEELYTKATQMVVLYEGMPSYGGLAGRDMEAMARGIYESIDYHYIHHRISQVQFLGDKLIEAGVPVVRPIGGHAVFLDAKKFLPHIEQEKFPAQSLAAEIYLKSGVRTMERGIVSAGRDKNGNHHKPELELVRLTIPRRVYSYAHLEVVADAIIDLYQEREKIKGLEFVYESPVLRFFTARFKHVD from the coding sequence GTGAATAAATATGTTGCGGAACCCTATAAGGTAAAAGTGGTGGAGCCTATTGCAATAACCACATGGGAACAAAGGAAAAAAGCCATTGAAGAAGCTGGATACAATACCTTTCTCTTGAGATCGAAAGACGTCTATATTGATCTGCTGACAGATAGTGGAACAACGGCTATGAGCGATGATCAATGGGCAGGAATGAACTTAGGCGACGAAGCCTATGCCGGTTCGGAAAATTTTTATAACTTATTAAAAGCGGTGAAAGAAGTTTATGGATATGAATATGTTATTCCAACCCATCAAGGTCGGGGAGCGGAGAACCTTCTTTCTCAATTAACCATAAAACCAGGAGACTATATTCCTGGAAACATGTATTTTACAACAACAAGAGCCCATCAAGAATTAAACGGCGGTACTTTTAGAGATGTGATCATTGATGAAGCCCATGATTCAGATTCTGAGTATCTCTTCAAAGGAAATATCTGTCTGGACAAATTGAAATCCCTCATTGAAGAAGTAGGAGCCGAAAAAATACCCTATATCTGCATGGCGGTTACGGTGAATTTAGCCGGTGGGCAGCCAGTTTCCATGCAAAACCTCAAAGATGTTTATACGCTGGCAGGCGAGCATCATATAAAAGTCATGTTTGATGCAACCCGATGCGTTGAAAATGCCTATTTTATTAAAAAAAGAGAAGCTGGTTATGAAAACAAATCCATTGCTGAAATCCTGAAAGAAATGATGTCCTATAGCGACGGTTGCACCATGTCCGGAAAGAAAGATTGCCTTGTGAACATCGGTGGATTTTTAGCAATGAATGATGAAGAATTGTACACAAAGGCAACTCAGATGGTTGTTTTGTATGAAGGAATGCCTTCTTATGGAGGGTTGGCTGGTAGAGACATGGAAGCGATGGCCAGAGGTATTTATGAATCCATTGACTATCATTATATTCATCACAGAATTTCACAGGTACAGTTCTTAGGCGATAAATTGATCGAAGCAGGAGTTCCAGTAGTACGACCTATTGGAGGTCATGCGGTCTTCTTAGATGCAAAGAAGTTCTTACCTCATATAGAGCAGGAAAAATTTCCAGCTCAAAGTTTAGCGGCAGAAATTTACCTTAAATCAGGCGTAAGAACAATGGAGCGAGGCATTGTTTCGGCTGGAAGAGACAAAAATGGTAATCATCATAAGCCGGAATTGGAATTAGTAAGGCTTACCATTCCAAGGAGAGTGTACAGTTATGCGCATCTTGAAGTAGTAGCCGATGCGATTATTGATCTTTATCAGGAACGTGAAAAAATAAAAGGATTAGAATTTGTTTACGAATCACCGGTATTGCGATTCTTTACAGCTAGGTTTAAGCATGTTGACTAA
- a CDS encoding threonine/serine exporter family protein, whose protein sequence is MDSKKQVLIIAVYAGEIMLKNGAETYRVEDTITRLCHSRGFSYVETFVIPTGIFVSIDAKNTEDKMASYIKRVHERSINLHKVAMVNEFSRAFVNQEIAIEEAMNQLKKIDHCSSYHVATRSFSGGIIGGFFALLFQATLLEASLAFVTGLIITWFLTNLSSAKMPVFLANILGGFLLATIASFFASFSTLVDIDKIIIGAIMVMVPGVAITNAIRDSILGDLLSGLARAAEAVIIAVSIAFGVGASLQIWRLAERMIL, encoded by the coding sequence ATGGACTCAAAAAAACAAGTTTTAATCATCGCTGTTTATGCAGGAGAAATTATGTTAAAGAACGGTGCTGAAACCTACCGGGTGGAAGATACCATTACAAGGCTCTGTCATTCCAGAGGCTTTTCTTATGTGGAAACCTTTGTGATCCCTACCGGTATTTTTGTTAGCATTGATGCTAAAAACACAGAGGACAAAATGGCTTCTTATATAAAAAGGGTTCACGAAAGAAGCATCAATCTTCATAAGGTGGCTATGGTAAATGAATTTTCAAGAGCTTTTGTCAATCAAGAGATTGCTATAGAAGAAGCGATGAATCAGTTAAAAAAAATTGACCATTGTTCTAGCTACCACGTTGCTACCCGCTCTTTTTCTGGTGGCATTATCGGTGGTTTTTTTGCCCTGCTGTTTCAAGCTACACTTTTAGAAGCTTCCCTTGCTTTTGTCACCGGTTTGATCATTACTTGGTTTTTAACAAACCTGAGCAGCGCAAAAATGCCCGTCTTCCTGGCTAATATTCTGGGTGGTTTTTTACTAGCAACCATCGCCAGCTTTTTTGCTTCCTTCTCTACACTGGTTGATATTGATAAAATTATTATTGGTGCCATTATGGTGATGGTTCCCGGAGTGGCTATTACTAATGCTATTCGTGATTCTATTCTGGGGGATTTGCTTTCCGGTTTGGCAAGAGCCGCCGAAGCTGTTATCATTGCTGTTTCTATCGCTTTTGGAGTAGGTGCTTCTTTGCAGATATGGCGATTAGCTGAAAGGATGATCCTATGA
- a CDS encoding threonine/serine exporter family protein: MIYFLNFIYGFMCSVGFAVLFNVPKASVIKAGFSGGVGWAIYYSMIQLNLSVVISTLIASMGIAVLGEFFAVMEKQPATLYLVPGIIPLVPGFGVYYTMLSLLEQNYERAMQQGVEAVLIAVLIAAALTIVLSVNTYRKKRHG; encoded by the coding sequence ATGATTTATTTTCTTAATTTCATCTATGGATTTATGTGTTCTGTAGGCTTTGCCGTACTTTTTAATGTCCCCAAAGCTTCCGTCATAAAAGCTGGCTTCAGCGGTGGCGTGGGATGGGCCATTTATTATTCCATGATTCAGCTGAATCTGTCCGTTGTAATTTCTACCCTTATTGCTTCTATGGGCATTGCCGTTCTAGGTGAATTCTTTGCTGTTATGGAAAAACAGCCAGCCACCTTATATCTGGTGCCTGGCATTATTCCTTTAGTTCCTGGCTTTGGTGTTTATTATACAATGCTTTCCCTTTTGGAGCAAAACTATGAAAGAGCGATGCAACAAGGCGTGGAAGCTGTTTTAATTGCAGTCCTCATTGCCGCTGCTCTCACCATCGTTCTTTCTGTAAATACCTATCGAAAAAAGCGCCACGGATAA